GTATTGAATATCAAGAGTTAGGAGTTAATATTAGATTGGCAGATCTTGATATGAAGCAGTTTCAAATGCAGTATTTGCCACAAGTTTCCCTTGTTGGAAATTATGGATGGAATGGTATTGGACAAACTTGGACTCAGATAAATACATTCGCTCAACCTAGTTGGTTTGGTGTAGGAGCTATTGGTTTGCAAGTGAAGCTTCCGATCTTTGAAGGCGGGCGTAAGCCTTACGCTGTTCGTCAAGCAAGATTGAAGAAACTACAGTTGGAGAATCAGAAGAAATTGCTAGCACAGGGTATTCAAGTTGAAATCAAGCAAAATAGAGATCAATTGTTAGCTGCTTTTCAAGACGCTGCTTTTCAAGAAGAAAATGTTGAGTTGGCGACAAGCGTAGTATATACAACACGCCAAAAATATGTGGAAGGCATCGGGTCCAACTTGGAATTGATAACTGCTGAAAACGACTTGACGCAAGCGCAAATCAATTATTATAATTCTTTGTATGAATCTATCGTAGCATATATCGCTCTCCAAAAAGCAATGGGGATTTTATATTGATAAATGAATACTAGCAGTGCTTATTGGAAATGATTGCATAAGGCACTTTTTTATCATCAATTGAATAACAAGCATATACCATAATCAATACTAGAGAAATGAAAAGAATATTTCAATCAGCTATATTAATGGGCTTGATAGTTCTCGCATCTTGCCAAAGCGAAGTCGAGAAAAAGAAGGCCAAATATGAAGAGTTAAAACAAGAGCTTCTTCAAGGAAAGGGGAAGTTGGATCAGTTAGAAAAAGAAATCACAGAACTGGACCCTGAATGGAAAAAAGGCAATGAGCCAAATGCGCTGTTGGTGAAGATCGAGAAGATCAAAAAACAACCATATGTGCATAAAATCCTAGCCAGAGGCGCGGTGGAATCCAGACAAAATGTTGAAGTAGGGGCTGAGTCTACAGGTAGAATTTTACAAGTATTCGCTTTAGAAGGCAAAGTATTCAAAAAAGGCCAACCGCTTGTGATTGTTGATTCTGAATCGATCAAAAATCAAATCGATGAAGTTCAAATCAATTACGATTTGGCCAATGAGATATATTTGAAAAGAAAAAGACTGAGAGAAAACAATGTAGGAACAGAGGTGGAGTTCCTAGAGGCTAAGAACAAAAAAGAGGCTTTGGAAAAGCAGCTTAAGACTTTGAGAACAAACTTGGAATATACGGTAGTTAAAGCTCCTTTTGATGGAACTGTAGATGAAGTATTCGTGAGACAAGGCCAGGTGACTGCTAATGGCTCTCCTTTGTTGAGGTTTGTAAGTCTTAAGGACATGTATGCGTTGTCGAATGCTTCGGAAAGATACTTGGGTACTTTTAGTGTTGGAGATAGCGTGGATGTTGAGTTCCCTACATTAGGCAAGACAATGACGCTGAATATTGACGCGATTGGAAAAGTGATTGATAAAGTCTCAAGAACTTTTACTGTAGAAGCTAGAATACCAAGCGGACAGCCGAATATTCAACCGAATATGGTGACCATCATGAAGATTGCCGATTATTATAATCCAGATGCGGTGGTAGTTCCTACGAATGTGATCTTGGAAGACAAGCATGGCAATTATGTGTATACGATTTCCAAAGATGATTTGGATAGAACTGTAGCGGAGAAAAAGTATGTGGTTGTGGAAAGCGATTATGAAGGTGATGCTTATGTCTCTGAAGGTTTGGAAGAAAATGATGTGATCATAATAAATGGCCACCGTCAAGCGACTCCGAACACTATTGTTCAAATCGTGAAGTAGAATGTATTTTTGTGAGATTTTACACTTATTCCAATGGAAGAAAAAGATAAAAATAAATTGCTGAAAGAGTTCGGTTTGACCACCATGTCGGTCAATAACCGAGCTACAGTATTCGTGATTACGGTGTTGATCATAACCTTTGGAGTATTCTCTTATCAATCATTGCCAAGAGAAAATTTCCCCGAGGTTAAAATTCCAACTGTATATATAGGTACAGCTTATCCAGGGAACTCTCCGATTGATATGGAGGATTTGGTAACAAGACCCATAGAGCGGGAAGTGAAGCTGGAAAAAGATATAGACAAAATCACGTCGACATCTGTTGACGGTTATTCAGCGGTATCAGTTGAGTTCGCGACAAATGTTGATGTGAGCGATGCGTTGTCAAGAGTTAAGAATGCCGTTGACAAGGCGAAAATTGATTTGCCTAAAGATTTGCCTGCTGATCCTGATGTGCAGGAGCTTGACTTTGCCGAGTTTCCAATTTTGAATATTAGTTTCTCGGGAGATTATTCCAAAGCTCAGTTGCGTGATTTTGCGGACATGCTGAAGGATCAAGTGGAAAGGTTTCCAGAAGTTTCAAAAGGTGAGATCAAAGGTGTGGACGACCGAGAGGTGCATATCAATGTTGACCCTTATGAAATGGAAGCCCGTGAAATTAGTTTTGGCGATATAGAGCAAGCTGTTCAGGCTGAAAATATTAATGTGTCAGGCGGTGAGATTGTCAATGATGGAATTAGACGATCTGTAAGAATCGAGGGAGAATTCGAGAATCCTCAAGGCATGCTTGATATCATTGTGAAAGAAGAAGGAAGCAAGCCGGTTTACTTAGGCGATATCGCTACGGTTGATTACGGTTATGTGGACCAAGAAAGTTTCTCTAAAGTGAACTTGCATCCAGTAGTGACTCTTGATGTCATCAAAAGAAGTGGAGAAAACTTATTGGATGCTACCGAGAAGGTATATGGATTGCTTGATCAGATGCAGGAGACGAAAGTTTTTCCTTCTGATTTGGAAATTATCGTGACAGGTGATCAGTCGACAAAGACTAGAAAAGATGTTAAGAACTTGGAGAACAATATCATATCGGGTGTGATCTTGGTGGTATTGGTGCTTCTATTTTTCTTGAATACTCGTAATGCCTTATTTGTGGGTATGGCGATTCCGCTATCCATGTTTATGTCATTTATGATTTTGGGAGCTTTTGGCATTACGATCAATATGATGGTATTATTCTCCTTGATCATGGCTTTGGGTATGCTCGTGGATAATGGTATTGTGGTAGTGGAAAATGTCTATCGTTTGATGGAGGAAGGGATGAACCCGATTGAAGCTGCCAAAAAAGGTGTTGGAGAGGTTGCTTGGCCGATAATCGCGTCAACAGCTACTACATTGGCTGCGTTCTTGCCTTTAGCTTTATGGCCGGGAATTATGGGGCAGTTCATGAGGTATTTGCCGATAACATTGATGATTACGCTTTCAAGTTCATTATTTGTGGCATTGGTGATTAATCCTGTTTTCATCGCTACTTTCATGAAAGTTGAAAAAGAGAAAAAGGTTATTAATCATAAAAGAGTATTGACGATTGGCGGAAGCTTGATATTGGTAGGGATATTATTCTTGGTGTTTAAGAAGACGGTTGTCGGGAACTTATTTGGCGTGGCAGGTACTTTAGTGTTGTTGGATGTGTATGTTTTGACTCCGTTGGCGCATAAGTTTCAAAATACTCTATTGCCGTGGCTTGAGAGAGTATATGAAAAAGTGTTGACTTCAGCGCTTAATGGCAAAATGCCATACATATACTTTGGCGGTACTGTGATGGCCTTATTTGTATCGTTTGGTCTTCTGGTGAACTTTATGCCAAATGTTCTTTTCTTCCCGGAGAATATTCCAACGCAAGTGCACGTATTTGTGGAATATCCAGTAGGGACTGATATTCAAAAGACCATTACACTTGCAGAGGAATTAGAAGTGAGTGTGAATAAAGTCTTGGAGCCATACAGACATGCGGTGAAGTCGGTTGTGACAAGTGTAGGAATTGGCTCAAATGATCCTGGAGCAGAGATCACAGCAGAAGGAGCTGCTACGCCTCATAAAGCTAGAATTACCGTTGACTTTGTGGATTTTGAAGAGCGAGAAGGCGTGGATACGCGTGAAATTCTAAATGAAATAAGAGGTGTCACTGGCGGATATGTTGGCGTGAGTGTGACAGCGGATAAAAACTCCGATGGACCTCCAGTTGGTAAGCCTGTTCAGATAGAAGTATCTGGTGAAGATTATCAGCAGATCATTGAAATTAGCGAGAACTTGATTTCTAGAGTGAATAATTCAGGAATTGAAGGTATCGAAAAGTTGAAGTCGGACTTGGAGGTTGGAAAGCCTCAGTATTCTTTGAAACTTGACAGAGAGCAAGCTAGAATATTTGGAATATCGACAGGCCAAATTGCCGAAGAGCTTAGAACATCGATCTTTGGTAAGGATATTTCCACATACAAGGACGGTATTGATGATTGGGATATTAAAGTAAGATTGGCGGAGCCATATAGATACGATCCGACGACATTGTTGAACAGAAGAGTTACTTTCCAAAATAAGCAAGGTAAAATCGTTCAGGTGCCGATATCGTCAGTTGCTAATTTTGACTTGACTTCGACATATGGAGCGATAAAGCACAAGGATCAAAAGCGTGTGGTAACGATTACTTCCAATGTCTTGGACGGATATAACGCGACATTGATAAATGACCAAATTAGAAATTTGGTGGATGGAATGGAGTTGCCGATAGGATATAATATCGTGTTTGGTGGCGAGCAGGAGAAGCAAGCTGAGGAAATGGCTTTCTTGAGTCAAGCCTTGTTGTTGGCGATCTTCTTGATCTTTATCATTTTGGTGGCTCAGTTCAACGCAATTTCAGCACCTTTCATCGTATTGAGTTCGGTAGTCTTTAGTACAATTGGCGTGTTTATGGGATTGGTTATATTCCAAATGGACTTTATTGTCATCATGACCATGTTGGGAATCATCTCCTTGGCGGGTATTGTGGTGAACAATGCGATCGTATTGATTGACTATACAAATTTGCTTAAAGCCAGAGCGGAAGAAGAGCTTCCTAAAGGAAAAACGCTTACTATTGAGATGATTAAGGAGCAGATTGTGAATTCAGGGAAAACGAGACTTCGTCCAGTATTATTGACTGCGATTACTACTGTGCTTGGTTTGTTGCCGTTGGCTATCGGATTGAATATCGACTTTATCAAATTTTTACAAGAGTATAATTTTGATTTCTTTGTTGGTGGTGATAACGTGGCTTTCTGGGGACCAATGTCATGGACAATTATTTTTGGTTTGACATTCGCTACATTCTTGACGCTAGTCATCGTTCCAGTGATGTATTTATTGATTGAAAAATTGCAAAAGGCTTTAAGAAGGTCTTAAAAATCAGAGATATAGAAAAAACTCCTTGCCAAAAATCAAGGAGTTTTTTTATTTGACTAACATTTAACATTTCAGTATAAAGTAAATTTTTACTTCTCGCTTAATTAATTATTTGAACATATAAAATGACAACCTTTGGAGCGTAAGCTGCTTTGCTTACATTGAGAATGAGCCATTGATGTAAAATATTGAACTTCGATGGCGAATTTGGCGTGTAGCGTAGCAATGCTCCAAAGGTTTCTTTCATTATGTATATCGAGATGCCGTTGGAAAACGTTAGAGTATAATAAGTTAATTATAAAATGGGCGCTGAGCCGAAATGTTATGAGTAAGGATGCAATGATCATGATAGCCTTTGCGGTATTGATGCTGATAGAAGTGTACGCCTATCAGGCAGTC
The Aureibacter tunicatorum DNA segment above includes these coding regions:
- a CDS encoding efflux RND transporter periplasmic adaptor subunit; its protein translation is MKRIFQSAILMGLIVLASCQSEVEKKKAKYEELKQELLQGKGKLDQLEKEITELDPEWKKGNEPNALLVKIEKIKKQPYVHKILARGAVESRQNVEVGAESTGRILQVFALEGKVFKKGQPLVIVDSESIKNQIDEVQINYDLANEIYLKRKRLRENNVGTEVEFLEAKNKKEALEKQLKTLRTNLEYTVVKAPFDGTVDEVFVRQGQVTANGSPLLRFVSLKDMYALSNASERYLGTFSVGDSVDVEFPTLGKTMTLNIDAIGKVIDKVSRTFTVEARIPSGQPNIQPNMVTIMKIADYYNPDAVVVPTNVILEDKHGNYVYTISKDDLDRTVAEKKYVVVESDYEGDAYVSEGLEENDVIIINGHRQATPNTIVQIVK
- a CDS encoding efflux RND transporter permease subunit — its product is MEEKDKNKLLKEFGLTTMSVNNRATVFVITVLIITFGVFSYQSLPRENFPEVKIPTVYIGTAYPGNSPIDMEDLVTRPIEREVKLEKDIDKITSTSVDGYSAVSVEFATNVDVSDALSRVKNAVDKAKIDLPKDLPADPDVQELDFAEFPILNISFSGDYSKAQLRDFADMLKDQVERFPEVSKGEIKGVDDREVHINVDPYEMEAREISFGDIEQAVQAENINVSGGEIVNDGIRRSVRIEGEFENPQGMLDIIVKEEGSKPVYLGDIATVDYGYVDQESFSKVNLHPVVTLDVIKRSGENLLDATEKVYGLLDQMQETKVFPSDLEIIVTGDQSTKTRKDVKNLENNIISGVILVVLVLLFFLNTRNALFVGMAIPLSMFMSFMILGAFGITINMMVLFSLIMALGMLVDNGIVVVENVYRLMEEGMNPIEAAKKGVGEVAWPIIASTATTLAAFLPLALWPGIMGQFMRYLPITLMITLSSSLFVALVINPVFIATFMKVEKEKKVINHKRVLTIGGSLILVGILFLVFKKTVVGNLFGVAGTLVLLDVYVLTPLAHKFQNTLLPWLERVYEKVLTSALNGKMPYIYFGGTVMALFVSFGLLVNFMPNVLFFPENIPTQVHVFVEYPVGTDIQKTITLAEELEVSVNKVLEPYRHAVKSVVTSVGIGSNDPGAEITAEGAATPHKARITVDFVDFEEREGVDTREILNEIRGVTGGYVGVSVTADKNSDGPPVGKPVQIEVSGEDYQQIIEISENLISRVNNSGIEGIEKLKSDLEVGKPQYSLKLDREQARIFGISTGQIAEELRTSIFGKDISTYKDGIDDWDIKVRLAEPYRYDPTTLLNRRVTFQNKQGKIVQVPISSVANFDLTSTYGAIKHKDQKRVVTITSNVLDGYNATLINDQIRNLVDGMELPIGYNIVFGGEQEKQAEEMAFLSQALLLAIFLIFIILVAQFNAISAPFIVLSSVVFSTIGVFMGLVIFQMDFIVIMTMLGIISLAGIVVNNAIVLIDYTNLLKARAEEELPKGKTLTIEMIKEQIVNSGKTRLRPVLLTAITTVLGLLPLAIGLNIDFIKFLQEYNFDFFVGGDNVAFWGPMSWTIIFGLTFATFLTLVIVPVMYLLIEKLQKALRRS